In Elaeis guineensis isolate ETL-2024a chromosome 1, EG11, whole genome shotgun sequence, a genomic segment contains:
- the LOC140855570 gene encoding uncharacterized protein — MRWGGLLLRNVGSTSHSFFSWSLPRHGSLKVNFDTAVNGNRVAVGFVIRDWQGRLIKAGQPVFPSPMSYAELIAVWLAMWVAIIEQDAKQVCLEGDSNSAISSIANHSLRGGQKPHILQDVHNWINSCHCFHLTRVYREANGAADFVAKYAIQGSLGVSTPGVTSAGSVGCSCCGASLIGEGGAFSCCIAGSQALELSAN; from the exons ATGCGTTGGGGTGGCCTTCTGCTGCGCAATGTGGGCAGTACTTCACATTCCTTTTTTTCTTGGTCCCTTCCCCGCCATGGAAGTCTCAAGGTCAACTTTGATACTGCGGTGAATGGTAATAGGGTGGCTGTAGGCTTTGTTATAAGAGATTGGCAAGGCCGGCTTATTAAAGCGGGGCAACCTGTGTTTCCCTCACCTATGTCTTATGCCGAGCTCATAGCAGTTTGGTTGGCAATGTGGGTGGCAATTATTGAACAGGATGCAAAGCAAGTTTGCTTGGAAGGAGATTCCAATTCTGCTATATCAAGCATTGCTAATCACTCTCTGAGAGGTGGACAAAAACCCCATATTCTGCAGGAtgttcataactggattaatagtTGTCACTGTTTCCATTTGACTCGTGTTTACAGGGAAGCCAATGGAGCTGCTGATTTTGTAGCCAAATATGCTATACAAG GTTCTCTTGGAGTTTCTACCCCAGGAGTGACCTCTGCAGGCTCAGTAGGATGTTCCTGTTGTGGTGCATCATTAATCGGTGagggtggagcattttcttgTTGCATAGCTGGCTCTCAAGCATTAGAACTATCCGCAAATTGA